The proteins below are encoded in one region of candidate division WOR-3 bacterium:
- a CDS encoding pyridoxal phosphate-dependent aminotransferase family protein, whose product MDLFAKCQEYYPIVDRAKRAGYYPYFIPLNSEPDRRVVIDGKELIMLGSNNYLGLTTDPRVKEAAIEAIKKYGTGCTGSRFLNGTLDLHVQLEAELADFYKKEDCIVFSTGYQTNLGVVSALVRRGDIAITDKLDHASIVDGCQMSYGSVKRFAHNDPESLELVVKSCPKDAGKLVIVDGIFSMEGDIAPLDKIVPLVKKYHCRLMVDDAHAVGVLGETGRGTAEYFGVEDEVDLIMGTFSKSFATIGGYVVGAHKVITFIRHQARPLIFSAAIPPTAAATVLAALKIIKSEPERRKQLWRNAHRAIEGLRAMGYNLGTTATPIVPIHIGDDMKTLNFWRTLFDAGIFANPVLPPAVPPNRSLIRTSYMATHTDEDIDQALEIFEKVGKKSGLIP is encoded by the coding sequence ATGGACTTATTTGCAAAATGTCAGGAATATTACCCCATCGTTGACCGTGCAAAACGAGCGGGTTATTACCCCTACTTTATTCCTCTGAACTCAGAACCTGACCGCCGGGTAGTAATCGATGGCAAAGAGTTGATAATGCTCGGTTCCAACAACTATCTTGGCCTTACTACCGACCCCAGGGTTAAAGAAGCGGCAATTGAAGCCATAAAAAAATACGGCACCGGTTGCACCGGCTCCCGCTTCTTAAATGGCACCCTCGACCTCCATGTACAACTGGAAGCGGAACTGGCAGACTTTTACAAAAAAGAGGACTGTATCGTTTTTTCAACCGGTTACCAGACCAACCTCGGTGTTGTTTCAGCGCTGGTGCGCCGCGGTGACATCGCCATCACCGACAAACTTGACCACGCTTCAATCGTTGACGGCTGTCAAATGTCTTACGGCTCAGTCAAAAGATTTGCCCACAATGACCCGGAATCGCTGGAACTGGTGGTGAAGAGTTGTCCAAAGGATGCGGGCAAACTGGTAATCGTTGACGGCATCTTTTCAATGGAAGGGGACATTGCACCGCTGGATAAAATTGTACCTCTGGTGAAAAAGTACCATTGCCGACTGATGGTTGATGATGCCCATGCCGTTGGAGTTCTCGGTGAAACTGGCCGGGGCACTGCCGAATACTTTGGGGTCGAGGATGAAGTTGACCTGATTATGGGAACATTCTCCAAATCGTTTGCCACCATTGGTGGTTATGTGGTTGGGGCACACAAAGTAATTACCTTTATCCGCCACCAGGCACGCCCCTTAATCTTCTCGGCGGCAATACCACCCACTGCCGCCGCAACCGTGCTTGCTGCCCTGAAAATTATCAAGTCCGAGCCTGAACGACGAAAACAGCTCTGGCGCAATGCCCATCGGGCAATTGAAGGTTTACGGGCGATGGGTTATAACCTCGGCACAACCGCAACCCCGATCGTACCCATTCATATCGGAGACGATATGAAAACCCTTAACTTCTGGCGCACCCTGTTCGATGCCGGGATTTTTGCTAACCCGGTTCTGCCACCTGCCGTTCCACCCAACCGTTCCCTTATCCGCACCAGTTATATGGCAACCCACACCGACGAAGACATTGACCAGGCACTGGAGATTTTTGAAAAGGTTGGGAAAAAGAGCGGCTTGATACCTTGA